Below is a genomic region from Citrobacter tructae.
CGCTGTTGCAGTCAGAGTTCTCGCTGAGCTTTATGCAGATCGGGATGATTACCCTGACCTTCCAGCTCACCTCCTCCCTGCTTCAACCGGTGGTGGGTTACTGGACAGATAAATATCCGATGCCGTGGTCGCTACCTATTGGCATGTGCTTTACGCTGAGCGGGCTGGTGTTGCTGGCGATGGCTGGCAACTTCCACATGGTACTGCTCGCCGCCGCGCTGGTCGGTACGGGTTCATCGGTGTTTCACCCGGAATCGTCCCGCGTGGCGCGGATGGCCTCCGGTGGTCGTCATGGTCTTGCCCAGTCTATTTTCCAGGTTGGCGGCAACTTCGGCAGCTCTCTGGGGCCATTGCTGGCAGCTGTCATCATCGCGCCATACGGTAAGGGTAATGTAGCGTGGTTCGTGCTGGCAGCATTGTTAGCGATTGTGGTGCTGGCGCAAATCAGCCGTTGGTATGCAGCCCAACATCGGATGAGCAAAGGTAAGCCGAAAGTCGCCATCGTTAACCCACTGCCGCGGAACAAAGTGGTGCTGGCGATTAGCATTCTGTTGGTGCTGATTTTCTCCAAATATTTCTATATGGCGAGCATCAGCAGCTATTACACCTTTTATCTGATGCAAAAATTCGGATTATCGGTACAAAACGCGCAGTTCCACCTGTTTGCCTTCCTGTTTGCCGTTGCGGCCGGGACGGTAATTGGCGGACCGCTAGGCGATAAGATCGGCAGAAAATATGTTATTTGGGGCTCTATCCTCGGCGTAGCGCCATTTACCCTCGTTTTACCCTACGCAACGCTTGAATGGACCGGGATTTTAACCGTGATCATTGGTTTTATCCTTGCATCAGCCTTTTCTGCCATTCTGGTCTACGCACAGGAGCTGCTTCCGGGACGTATCGGCATGGTTTCTGGGCTGTTTTTCGGTTTTGCCTTTGGCATGGGTGGCTTAGGTGCTGCTGTGTTAGGGCTGGTTGCCGACCATACCAGTATAGATTTGGTCTACAAAATATGTGCTTTCCTGCCACTTCTTGGGATACTGACCATATTCTTACCTGATAACCGACATAAAGCCTGATTTTATGACGGCCAAAAGTAAACTTTGGCCGTCATCACTTACAGTGACCATCAGCGTTTGCTCTATGCATACCCCCACAGTTTTCCGATCCGTGCCTTTTTACGCCTAAATTCCCATTTTTATCAAATTTCAATAATTATTCATAAACATAAACATTAAAATTGTCATAAACTATTACTCGGAATTAGGGTTTTCAGGATCATCACAGCAACCAAAGGAGACGGAATGCATCACGCCACCCCGCTTATCACCACCATTGTTGGTGGCCTTGTGCTCGCTTTTATATTTGGCATGCTTGCCAATAAACTGCGTATTTCTCCTCTGGTGGGATATCTGTTAGCGGGCGTTCTGGCCGGTCCATTTACACCTGGTTTTGTTGCTGATACTAAGCTTGCGCCGGAATTGGCGGAACTTGGCGTGATCCTGCTGATGTTTGGTGTGGGACTGCACTTTTCGTTGAAGGACCTGATGGCGGTAAAGTCCATCGCCATTCCCGGGGCGATCGCCCAGATAGCCGTGGCGACGTTGCTGGGTATGGCGCTTTCAGCAGTGCTCGGATGGTCGCTGATGGTCGGTATCGTCTTTGGATTATGTCTGTCAACCGCCAGTACCGTGGTGTTACTGCGTGCGCTTGAAGAACGGCAGTTGATTGACAGCCAGCGCGGGCAAATCGCCATTGGCTGGTTGATTGTCGAAGACTTGATGATGGTGCTGACGCTGGTTCTCCTGCCAGCCATCGCCGGTATGCTGGAAAAAGAAGATGTCGGCTTTGCTTCGCTGGCCGTCGATATGGGCATAACCATCGGTAAAGTGGTGGCGTTTATCGCCATTATGATGCTGGTTGGCCGTCGCCTGGTTCCGTGGATTATGGCCCGCAGTGCCGCCACGGGCTCGCGTGAACTGTTTACCTTGTCGGTGCTGGCTCTCGCCTTAGGTATCGCTTTTGGTGCCGTGGAGGTGTTCGACGTTTCCTTCGCTCTGGGCGCGTTCTTCGCTGGTATGGTGCTAAACGAGTCTGAGCTGAGTCACCGTGCGGCGCATGACACTCTGCCTCTGCGCGATGCTTTTGCGGTACTGTTCTTTGTTTCCGTCGGCATGTTATTCGACCCATTAGTTCTGATTCAGCAACCGCTGGCAGTGCTGGGCACGCTGGCGATTATCATCTTTGGTAAATCTCTTGCAGCCTATTTCCTGGTACGCCTGTTCGGTCACTCCCAGCGCACAGCGCTCACCATTGCCACCAGCCTGGCGCAGATTGGTGAATTTGCCTTTATTCTCGCAGGCCTTGGAATGGCGCTTGGCCTGTTACCGCAGGCTGGACAAAACCTAGTGCTAGCTGGGGCAATCCTGTCCATCATGCTGAATCCAGTCCTGTTCGCCGTGCTGGAAAAATACCTCGCGAAAACCGAAACACTGGAAGAGCAGACGCTGGAAGAAGCTATCGAAGAAGAGAAGCAGATCCCGGTCGATATTTGCAATCATGCCCTGCTGGTTGGCTTTGGCCGCGTCGGCAGTCTGCTCGGGGAAAAGTTGATGGCTGCGGGTATTCCGCTGGTGGTTATTGAAACGTCACGTACTCGCGTTGACGAGCTGCGTGAACGCGGGATCCGCGCCGTGCTGGGCAATGCGGCCAACGAAGAGATCATGAACCTTGCGCATCTGGACTGCGCGCGCTGGCTGCTGCTGACCATCCCCAACGGTTATGAAGCGGGTGAGATTGTCGCTTCCGCACGTGAGAAATGCCCTTCGATTGAGATTATCGCCCGCGCGCATTATGACGATGAGGTGGAATACATCACCGAGCGCGGTGCTAATCAGGTGGTGATGGGCGAACGTGAGATCGCCCGCACCATGCTGGAACTGATTGAAACACCGCCCGCAGGTGAAGTGGTGACGGGTTAACCAAAACGTAGGCCCGGTGAGCGATAACACCACCGGGCAATTTCACGCAATGCCCCTTAACGTTCCCAGTAAGCCTCTTCGAGGCTGTCTTCCCGCTCCGGCAATCCGCGCGTCAGGCGCGGTGAATGCTGGTTGAGCACTTGATAACTCACGCGATTGGCATATTTACACACCTGCGCTAACGAGGAATAGGTCAGCCAGGTGTATTTGTGTTTGCTGGAATTTGGCACATTTCCGCGATGGTAGCTGTTCGCCGTAATATCATGCAGCAGGGCTGCCAGCGCACCGTCGCCCGCGCCGTTAGTGTTCATGATTTTTTCCGGCCCGCCCATATACGGGGCGATGTGCGAATAAATGCGCAGCGGTTGGGTACAGTCTTTATGGCGCATCGCGCGGCTGAACTCGTACTGGTTGAATTCGGCAATGGCTCCTGGCAGCAGTGGATGCTGGGTTTTGCGTTTGACCTCATCTTCCGTAAAACCGGCCATATACAGCCCCACCGGACCTGCGGTACAGAGTACCAGGTCTACCCAATCCAGCGCTTTGTCGGACGCCAGCAGCGGGTCATTCAGGCCGGTCAGCGCTTCTGCCTCTTCTTCATTCATCGCCAGAATGGAAACATTCTCTTTCAGGAATTCCTGCCACCACTGCGGGTTATCCGCAATAACGAATTTGGTCCCTAAGGTCAGCACCACTGGGACATTGTGTTTTTTGGCGAACTCAATGGCCTTCATGGTC
It encodes:
- a CDS encoding MFS transporter — translated: MATNQTAQPLPGSAAPSQKARTSFGILGAISLSHLLNDMIQSLILAIYPLLQSEFSLSFMQIGMITLTFQLTSSLLQPVVGYWTDKYPMPWSLPIGMCFTLSGLVLLAMAGNFHMVLLAAALVGTGSSVFHPESSRVARMASGGRHGLAQSIFQVGGNFGSSLGPLLAAVIIAPYGKGNVAWFVLAALLAIVVLAQISRWYAAQHRMSKGKPKVAIVNPLPRNKVVLAISILLVLIFSKYFYMASISSYYTFYLMQKFGLSVQNAQFHLFAFLFAVAAGTVIGGPLGDKIGRKYVIWGSILGVAPFTLVLPYATLEWTGILTVIIGFILASAFSAILVYAQELLPGRIGMVSGLFFGFAFGMGGLGAAVLGLVADHTSIDLVYKICAFLPLLGILTIFLPDNRHKA
- the ybaL gene encoding YbaL family putative K(+) efflux transporter → MHHATPLITTIVGGLVLAFIFGMLANKLRISPLVGYLLAGVLAGPFTPGFVADTKLAPELAELGVILLMFGVGLHFSLKDLMAVKSIAIPGAIAQIAVATLLGMALSAVLGWSLMVGIVFGLCLSTASTVVLLRALEERQLIDSQRGQIAIGWLIVEDLMMVLTLVLLPAIAGMLEKEDVGFASLAVDMGITIGKVVAFIAIMMLVGRRLVPWIMARSAATGSRELFTLSVLALALGIAFGAVEVFDVSFALGAFFAGMVLNESELSHRAAHDTLPLRDAFAVLFFVSVGMLFDPLVLIQQPLAVLGTLAIIIFGKSLAAYFLVRLFGHSQRTALTIATSLAQIGEFAFILAGLGMALGLLPQAGQNLVLAGAILSIMLNPVLFAVLEKYLAKTETLEEQTLEEAIEEEKQIPVDICNHALLVGFGRVGSLLGEKLMAAGIPLVVIETSRTRVDELRERGIRAVLGNAANEEIMNLAHLDCARWLLLTIPNGYEAGEIVASAREKCPSIEIIARAHYDDEVEYITERGANQVVMGEREIARTMLELIETPPAGEVVTG
- a CDS encoding inosine/guanosine kinase, with protein sequence MKFPGKRKSKHYFPVSARDPLLQQIQPENETSAAWVVGIDQTLVDIEAKVDDDFVKRYGLSAGHSLVIADDVAEALYQELVRENLITHQFAGGTIGNTMHNYSVLADDRSVLLGVMCSNIEIGSYAYRYLCNTSSRTDLNYLQGVDGPIGRCFTLIGESGERTFAISPGHMNKLQADSIPESVIAGASALVLTSYLVRCEPGEPMPEATMKAIEFAKKHNVPVVLTLGTKFVIADNPQWWQEFLKENVSILAMNEEEAEALTGLNDPLLASDKALDWVDLVLCTAGPVGLYMAGFTEDEVKRKTQHPLLPGAIAEFNQYEFSRAMRHKDCTQPLRIYSHIAPYMGGPEKIMNTNGAGDGALAALLHDITANSYHRGNVPNSSKHKYTWLTYSSLAQVCKYANRVSYQVLNQHSPRLTRGLPEREDSLEEAYWER